The Bacillus sp. Y1 genome includes the window GCTGCTTGATAATCATAGCTTCTAAAAGCAATTTCCGCATCAACCAAAGCTTTTTGTACAGCCGGATAACTGCTCCGGTATCTATTACCATACTGTATAACCTTTTCAGATAGGAGAACCGTCTCAATGAGCTGAGAGGTATGGTCATATACTTTATCTACCGTCATAACAGCCACCTCTAAGTATTTTTGAACGGTAGGTATATTTAATGGCTTTTCTTCTAGCTTTGTTTTTACATTAGAAATGCTCTCTCTCGCATCCTCTAATAAATAACGATATTCTTCTGGAAGACCTGGAATATTGCTTTTATTTATAAGACGAATGCAATCAGCAATTTTTTTGGAAAGTTCAACTACTGTCTCCCGTGCGGCAATTTCATCTTTTCTAAGTGTTTGCAGTCTTTCAGCGTATTCTTTTTGCTCTAGAGTTAATTTTTCAAGCTCGAGCTTTAACTCAGCTAGCTCATCCTTTAGTATCGTAAGAGCCGTTTCATCAGCTACAATTTTGTGTTCTAGTACTTCAAAGCGTTTCATTAACTGAGCAAGTTTCTTTTCAAACTGTGCTTGCCCTTCTACTTCACTCTCTTCAAGGTGATAACTTTGCTGTACTTCCTGCACTTCAAACTTCAGTACATTATTTTCTTCCTTTACTGCAAATAACATGCTTCTCGTTGGCTCTTCGTTTTCTATAACAAACCGTTTGGCATTAACCTCTTGTTCCAATAGATCATAAATAACTTCAATTTTTTCCTTTACTTCATCTATTTTCTTTTGAAGCTGATCAATCTCGGTTTGTTCAATTAACTCCAAACATGCATTGACTTCTGAATGAAGTTTTTCTAACTCCTCTTCAAAATGAAGATGTTCTAGCGGATAGCTTTGATTCTGCATCTCACGGAATCCGTCTCTCAGATTCTCAATTTCTGAAGGAATACTTGATTGGCATTCTATGAGTAAATTTGGAATAGCATCCATCTTCTTGCTCAATTCATCTGTCTTTGACTGAATTAAAAGCACAACCTCACGAGCTTGCAGATAATCGCCATTTTCTGTTCTTTCCTCAAAATTAGTAAAACATGCTACTATTTCATCCAGAAGGACTTCTAACTTAGCTTCTGCACGTCCAAAATTATGACGATGTGCAAGTAGAGTTTTGCGGCGCTCACGATACACCTCTTTTAACTCTTCAATTTCTATTCTATTTTTCTCTTCACTTCCAACCAATTCATTGATTTCGTCAAGTAACTTTTGAATTTTATCTTCCGTTTCTTTTAAATGAGAATCAATGGCACGCTGAACCTGTTTTGCTTTATTAAAGCGGTAGCGGTCAATGTATTCCTCCGCATCAAATAGATACTCTTCTACCTCTGGAAGCTGACTGGTTACGATGTCATCCCAATCATTTCTCCAGTTCTCGAATAGTTCTTCAGTTTCTCCCGTCATATTAAGCTGTTTTACCTTCGACATTTCATCAAGGACTGGGCGATTCGTAATATCTATTTTCCAGTTCTCCAGACGGTCAATTTCTTTATAAAGCTTTTTTTTCATCGTATATCCAATCACGTACAGAGCTAGTAAAAGAACTAAGCCCCCGATTATGTACTCCATGTTAAGCCCCCTGTTCTCATCCGAGCTACATTTATGTTATCTATATAAAGGTTCATATAAATGTATTTTCAATGCTCTTATGATACCATGTAAACGACATTTTTTGACTATTAATTTCAAATTTTTTGTACTAAAATTTATTTACAATCACTTTAGCTACATCACATCTCTCTTTTCGACAAATACTGCAAAAATCATAAACAAGGAGGCTTACTCATCATGCGTGATGGTCATGTCCATTCAAAGTTTTGTCCCCATGGTTCGAAAGATGCTTTTCAAACCTATATTGAGCACGCAATAGAACTTGGAATTACCACTATCTCATTTACGGAACACGCTCCTCTTCCAGCTGGCTTTACCGATCCAACCCCCCTTCAAGACAGCGCTATGAAAATGGAGGATTTACCGGCATATTTAGAAGAGCTAGCTGTTCTAAGAGAAAAATATAAAGGACAGATTACCATACATACAGGTTTAGAAGTAGATTTCATTGAGGGATTTGAAAAAGAAACAACAGATTTTCTAAACAAATACGGTCCATCTCTGACTGATAGTATTTTGTCAGTCCATTTTTTAAAGCATGAAGGAGAATATGATTGTTTAGATTATAGTCCTGACGTATTTAGTGATATGATTAAGCGCTATGGTGGGATAGAAAACGTATATGAAGCCTACTACCGAACGCTTTTGCTGTCCATAAAATCCAATTTAGGAAGTTATAAACCTAAGCGTATCGGACATATAACTTTAGTTAATAAATTCCAAAAAAAATATCCTTGTCCAGTTAGCTTTAACAAGGAGATACAAAGTATTTTGATAAAAATGAAACAAAAAAACTACGAGCTCGATTATAACGGAGCTGGAACAGCAAAGCCGTTATGTCGGGAACCTTATCCGCCAACAGCGATAGCTAACCAAGCCATTCAATTAAACATTCCGATGGTATATGGATCGGATGCTCATCAAGCGAAGGAACTCCTTCAAGGGTATGAGCAATTACTTAGGAGTTAAAACGATTAAAACACTAATTCCTTTGGATGGTGGGGAGTTAATACTCCTTCAATCCAGTTATTGATTTCACCAATATATTTCTGTGTAAAATACGGTTCATGAGGAAAAACATGAAGAACCTCTGAGAGATAATGAGTATTAAGAAAAGGCATGGATAAAAGCGATTTGAGTTGAACAATAGTAAAAGTGACAGACACTTGTCTGAACTCTCCAGTTATGATTCCTTCCTCAATGACAGCTTTAAAATAATACTTTTCCTTTGCAAAGTACGTACTCATTATTTCTCGAACCGTTTGCGAATCAATGGACATTTCTCTTAATATTAATCTTGTCAGCTGCATGTTCTCCGTGTGGTAATTAATAATGCTTTCAGCCATTTTCTGAAGTGTTGCCTTTGCTCCTTGGTCAATACATAAAAATGCTGATTCAAGCTCTGCAATATACGTTTCAAAATACTTTAAAAAGCAATACTCAAGTAGACCATGTTTATTCTGGAAATAGTAGGAGATGTTAGAGACGTTGCTGTTTGCCTTTTGGGCAATATCTCGAATCGTTGTTCCTGAAAACCCCTTCGTGTTAAAAAGATAAATTGCTGCCTCGACAATGGAATCCTTTGAATTTTTCTTCATTTGGAACCACCTCCATCTCTTAATCACAGAAAATAGCCTTATGTATTAACATTCTTTATTCGACATTTGTTCTCCTGTATAAAAAACTCGACAAAGTCTTCTTGTTTTCGCTAAAATATGATAATTACCTATGTGTTTGGAGGGAAGGAAATGTTTGAAGTAAAGCATTACGAAGGGACGAGAGAGGAAAATTATCGTCTATTAATAAAACAACTGAAGGCGCTTCTAGAAGGCGAAACGAACTCGATTGCCAATTTAAGCAATGCGTCATCTCTTTTAAATCAATTTTTGTCTGACGTCAACTGGGTTGGTTTTTACTTAATGGATGGGGACAAAGAATTAGTGCTAGGACCATTCCAAGGCCTGCCTGCATGTGTAAGAATTCCTCTTGGTCGGGGTGTTTGCGGAACTAGTGCGAAAGAAAGAAAGACGATTTTGGTTGAGGATGTTCATCAATTTCCTGGACATATTGCATGTGATGCAGCTTCTCAATCAGAAATTGTTGTTCCCATGATAAAAGAAGGACAACTTCTGGGAGTTCTAGATATAGATTCACCTAGCAAGAACCGTTTTGACACTTTAGATCAAAAAATGCTTGAGCAATTTATTGATGAATTAATTAATCACTTATAAAAGAGGCAGATGGTCTGCCTCTTATTTATATAAAGCGTTCAAAGCATGATCCAAATCTTCCTGAATATCTCCCCATGCTTCTAACCCAACCGATAACCGTATCAAATTATCTTGTATCCCCATCTTTTCTCTCTCTGCTTTCGGAACAACTGAGTGGGTCATCGTTGCTGGGTGCTGTATTAAGGTTTCCGCATCACCTAGACTAACAGCAATCTTTATTAACTGTAACTGGTTCATAAACTTCTGTGCTTCTTCCACCCCTCCATGCAAAGTAAAAGAAAGTAATCCGCCTGCCTGACGCATTTGCTTTTTCATTATTATATAGTCTGGATGCTTACTATCCCCTGGGTAGAATACTTGATTCACAGCCACATGCTCACTTAAAAACGAGTGAATCTTCCTAGCATTCTCACAATGCCGATCCATTCTTACCGGCAAGGTTTTCAACCCTCTTAATAGCAACCAAGCATCAAACGGCGAAATAATTCCTCCAATATCTTTTTGTGTGGTCATTGCCATTTCTTGAAGGAAATCACGCTTTCCAACAACGATACCAGCAATCACATCCCCATGCCCACATATATATTTAGTTGCACTATGAACGACAACATCGCAACCAAGCTCAAGAGGTGTCTGTAAATAAGGAGAACAAAACGTATTATCAACAACAACAGGAATCCCTTTTTCTTTTCCAACTGCAGCAATCATTTCTAGGTCAACAAGCTTCATGGTTGGATTGATTGGGGTTTCCACATAAATGCACGTAGTTTCAGGCTTGATGGCTTGTAAAAGCTGTTCCTTTGTTTCCATCTCTGAAAAGTTATATGTGATTTGATATTTATGATTTAGCATCTTGAGCAAACCAAAAGTACATCCGTACACACCTTGAGAACAGAGAACATGGTCACCTGCTTTCGTAAGAGAAACTAATACAGCCGACACGGCAGCCATACCTGAACCAAATGCTAGAGCGGCTTCCCCTTTCTCAATTGCTGCCATTCTCTCTTCAAGTATAGAAACGGTTGGATTACCTAAACGGGAGTAAATATATCCTAAATCTTCTCCAGCAAACCTCTTTTCCCCTTGCTCTGCAGTTGCAAAGCAATACGTAGATGTCTGAAAAATAGGCGGAACTAAGCTGCCTTCAAATGAACTAGCATCATAACCATGATGAATCACTTCTGTTTCAATTTTAAAAGATTTTTTCTCTCCCATATGCTCCTCCTTTTGTAAACGCTTACACTTTTATCATGAATCTCTCTTTACTAGCATATGTGATACCTTTCCAAATGGAAAGTAAAAAGGAGCTCGAAATTTGAGCTCCTTTTTTAAGGTGATGTTATCTTTTCTTGAACCACAACTCGATCCTTGCCCGTATCCTTTGCTATATAAAGGGCTGTGTCCGCTCGCTTGAACAAGTTTGTAAAGTTATCTGGATTGTCCACATTCCAATACGAAACCCCACAGGAAATGGTTATTGATGGTTTAGATAATTCCCTTACTTTATCTACTAATCGGTTTGCAATGCTTATTCCCACTTCAAGTGGGATACGTGGTAGATAAACAGCAAGTTCCTCTCCACCCCAACGGGCACCAATATCACTTTCTCTTATATTACTTTTTATAATATCCGCAACTTGGATAAGGATTTCATCTCCAACTTGGTGTCCATATTTATCATTAACACCTTTAAAATTATCAATATCAATTAAAAGGAAGGTTCCTTGCTGATCTTCATCAAGTGATTCATGAACCTTTGCATCTAAATAGTTCCTTGAGTACAGCTTTGTTAAATGATCTGTAACAACCATTTTCTCTAATTCTTCTCTAAGCATAGAATTTGTAAAAGCTAAGGTAGAATGATGAATTAATGACTGCATTAACTTAAAGGTCTCGAAAGAAAAATGATACGGCTCGGTATGCATTACGAGAGCTATCCCTTTAATTACTCCAGATTGTACCATTGGAACCGCCATAATGGAACGATATTGTTGTACATCATGATCGAGGTTTATTTCTATATCTCCAATAAAAATGGAATCATGTTCTCTCTTCAATCTGTCGACTACGTATTGAACGTATGCCATGGACGCTTCCGTATCAAAAAATGGTGTCGAACCTGCTAATACGCTAATTGGTCTCAAATCCGACGATAGCAATACAAAGCAAACCTCTTCCGCATCAAACGACTGAACAATTTGTTCCGTCATGTACGACATTGTTTCGGTCAATCGCAAATTAGAATTTAAACGATGCGAAGTCTCATTGATCAATTGAAGGTCAGCAATTAATCGTTTTGATTGCTGATAGAGCTGTGCATTTTCAAGCGCAGAACCAGCGGTATTTGCTAATAGTTTTATAAACTCCACTTCGTTACTTGGAAACGTCAATGTGTCTGGAGCAATAACTTGGAGTACTCCGTATACACCTTGTTTTCCTTTTAAAGGTGCATAAAGAACGGAACGCCGTTCGTTCAAAGAATCCTCCATTTGGATCGTACCAGTAACATAGGCTTCCATCGCTGCTAAATTTTCACTATCATATTCCAAATCCTTAATTGGCAGTTCGCTATGATTATCATTATCATGAGACAGCATTAAGTAGTACGTAAAACTCGGATATACTTCTTGAAGCGTATAGATAATCTCACCTAGCACAGCATCCATATCCATTGTAGAATGAAATTTTTCATTCACACGAAATAGCTGTTTATAACGTTTCTCTTCCATAACAATTTTGTATAATTCTTGAGCCTTCTGTACAAATGACGAGCACACAATCGCAAATTGTTCAAACCACTCTTGGTTAGAAGGGGTAATAGATGATTGATTCCCTTTTAAGCATAAAACACCTAAATTCCTGCCCGATTTCGCAAGTGGAATAAGTACTTGGTAGTCCTTAAAGCTCAGGTCTGTTGGGGAAAAATCTATCGTTTTCAATGAACTTAACCAGCCACTTGAAACGTTGGATGGTATAACCCCCATTTTGTTTTCGATTGTAGAAACTTCAAAGGAAAATTGGTTATTCCAAGCATGACAAATGAACAAAGTAACTTCATCAAGCTCGAGCATTTTTTGAATCGTTTTAAGCATGGTCTTTAAAACATTTTGATAGTGAAAAACTCCTGACTCCGTGTCAATTAGATCAAAGAACTGACTTTTAAGTGTTTCAATTGATTTATCAGTAAGAAATCTCATTACGTCATCACCTAATACCTTAGCTGGTATGAAACCATTTGATCCCATCCCGCATGAAATATATATTAATTTTTCATTGTGGAAATTATTATCTCTTGATCAGTAATAACAAGCCACAGGGAACCGTCCTTTGATAAGGGAAATAGTTGGTAAATTTCCCTCTCACCCACATCCAACTGCTTGTCTCCCAATTGAACGATCGTGCGTCCATCTTTTTTTATTGTGGTCAAGTTTGATTGTTCTACAGAATTACGTTCTCTATACACAGTTGATCGTGTAGCTAGTTCAAAATCACTTGTGAAATAATTCCACTTTCCTTCGATTTCCACCCATATACCTATACTCTCTTTATCTAAAGAAATCATCGTTGGCTTTCCTTCTAGGGTGACTGCCTTCCTTGTCTTAAATAGATAGTTATCATCTATTTGAACCTCATATTCGGCTAATATATAGTTGTTTTCTTGTTTTTTTGCTAAAACGATGATAGGATTATCTTCTTTATCTAAGCTTTGATGGAGGACTGTAACAAGTGGAGGACTAATTATTTCTCTTTGTTTACTATATTTATAGTACAATGCTCCTATTGTAAAACTAATACAAATAAAAAGCAAAAGAAATCGTACTCTTCTTTCTTTCCTAGTTTCACGCACTTTAACCACTCTTTTTCATAATTAGATTATACCATAAGAACTACTATCCTATAGATAATAACATATTCCTAAAAAATAAAATTACCTTGACTTTCTATCACTTAAAAATATATAATATTCTTTGTGTAAAATATCGCAGCCTATGTGAACGCCTTTATGAATACATTTTGTTCCTCAATAGAAGTTGACCTTCTAGGATGGGGTATCGGTAACCCTTAAGCTGCTAGGGCGAAGGTACATGAAAACAAAATGGTCATACTGCTTGTGAACACTACTGTTTTTATTTTACAACAAAATAAAAACACGAGGAGGAGTCATTCATGGCTCGTTATACTGGCCCAAGCTGGAAATTATCACGTCGTCTTGGAATCTCTCTAAGCGGCACTGGTAAAGAATTAGAAAAGCGTCCTTACGCTCCTGGACAACATGGTCCAAACCAACGCAAGAAGTTATCTGAATACGGTTTACAATTACAAGAGAAGCAAAAGCTTCGTCATATGTATGGAGTGACTGAGCGTCAATTCCGTAACTTATTTGACAAAGCTGGTAAGATTTCTGGTAAGCACGGTGAAAACTTCATGGCTCTTTTAGAGTCACGTTTAGATAACGTAGTATACCGTTTAGGTCTTGCTCGTACTCGTCGTCAAGCTCGTCAGCTTGTTAACCACGGTCACATTTTAGTAAATGGCAAGCGCGTTGATATCCCATCATTCCGCGTATTACCTGGTCAAACAATTTCTTTACGTGAAAAGTCACGTAATCTTGACATCGTTAAAGAAGCAGTTGAAGTTAACAACTTCGTACCTGATTTCTTAACTTTCGATGCTGACAAATTAGAAGGTACATTCACTCGCTTACCTGAGCGTTCTGAATTACCAGCTGAAATCAACGAAGCTCTTATCGTTGAATTCTACTCTCGTTAATAAAAAAGAGATCCAGCGAAATTTCGCTGGATCTTTTTTCTTATTATTCTGCTTTGTTTTCTTTTAAATCCTCTGCTAACTGATCAATACTTTGACGAACATTTCCTTTACCCGCAAATGTTTCAAGTAAGTTTTTCACATCAATTCCAGAAGACGCCTTCAAGGTTTCCTGTAATGAAGACATCAAGTTGGTAGCGTAACCTGTCACTTTATTGGCTCCGCCTCCTTCACCACCACCTGTATCAACAACGGTGATTTTATCAATATTGGAAAGTGGACTTGCAATTTCCTTCGCGTACTCCGGCAACATTCTCACAATCATGTCCATCACAGCTGCTTGGCCGTACATTTCAAACGCTTCTGCAATTTTACGCTTCGCTTCTGCTTCAGCTAGCCCTTTCAGGCGAATGATTTCTGCTTCTGCTTCCCCTTGAGCTCGCTCAGACTCCGCTTTAGCTAGACCATCCAGTCGTACCTTTTCAGCATCCGCTTTTGCCATCGCTTCAATTCGATATTTATTCGCATCGGCTTCAGCTAATTGTCTTGCCTTGTCTGCTGCAGCTGCTTGTTCAACCGCATAACGATCCGCATCGGCTTTCTTCTTAACCTCTGAGTCATACTGTCTTTCTCTACGCTGAATTTCTTTCTCTTCTAGTTCAATTTGCTTTTGACGCTCGATAATTTTGATTTGCATTTCATGCTCTGTAACTTCTTGCTTTGCTCTTGCCGTTTCAAGATCATACGCTTGGTCAGCACGTGCTTTCGCTATATCCTGTTCACGACGATACTCAGCAATTTTCATTTGATTCACTTTTTCTGCCTCAGCAATTTCTGTGGCTCTTTCAAGCTCTGCCTTCTGTGCGTCTTTCGCTGCTTCCGCCCGCTTAATTCGTGTTTCTTTTTCTGCCTCTGCAGTCGCAATGTCTGCATCTCTTTTTACCTGGGCAATTCTTGGCTTACCTAATGAATCCAAGTATCCGTTTTTGTCTCTAACATCCTTGATTGTAAACGATACAATTACTAGTCCCATTTTTGCTAAATCTTGTGATGCTACTCTTTGTACTTCTTGAGAGAACTTATCTCGATTTTTGTAAATTTCCTCTACAGTCATTGAGCCGAGGATTGAACGTAGATGTCCTTCTAAGACTTCCTTCGCTTCGTTTTCTCGGTCTTCCTTCGCTTTCCCTAAAAACTGCTCTGCCGCAGTTGCAATTTCTTCGATGGATCCCCCAATCTTAATAATCGCTACTCCATCAGCCATAACAGGTACCCCTCTACTAACAGTGTAGAACGTTGATATTACTGGCTTTCTAAATCCTCAAATCTATAATATATATCTATTTCTGCGTTTTCATGAACAATGATCTTGTTTATTAAATTTAATAAATCGTACCTTTTTTCTTCTATTGTCTTTGAAGGATAACTAATGATTCCTTTGATGTTATTTTTAAACTTTTCAATCTTATCGTCAGAGTCATTTGTTTCCAACATCTTTAACTCGATTTCCTCAAGCGTTTCAGACAATGAGTTAAGCCTCTCAGAATACTTCGCGTTCATAACTTTGTACTGTCGATCGTCTATGTCCCCGGTCATATTCTTTTCCAGAAGCTTCTCCATTAAATTTGTTACCTTAATAATTTCTTTATCGACTTCATTTCGCTCTTTTTCGTAACCGTCGCTCACTTTCGGTAACTTCGATTTGTGTTGATGGAATAACGCATTAAGCTTCGCTTTATTTTTAGCCAGCTCAGTTAAGTCATCCAAGATAATAGTCTCCAACTCGTCCGCCCCGACATGGTGCGAAGTACAATACTGCTTTCCGTACCTTATATAATTCATACAGTAGTAATTGTCTTTCGTTACGACATGTCCAAGGTGATTCTTACGACCTCGCTTAAAAGTCATCCCACTTCCGCATTTTCCGCAAACAGCGATACCAGCGAACAACGATACATTATTCCGGATACCCTTACGCTTAGCCTTCGTTTCCATCATTTCTTGAACTCTACCGAATGCCTCTCGTTCTATAATCGCCGGATGCGCGTTCTCCGTAATAATCCAAGCGTCCCTGTCGTTATAATCGTTACCTACGTATACGTCGTCCGAAGTCTTGCCTATTAGTGCAGGCTGTTTGTACGGTCGCTCCTTTTTGCTACGTTTATTGTAGACGATATTTCCGATATATACTTCGTTCTTTAAAATAAATCCGATTGTATATTCGCTCCACCTTTTTGATCTTGGCGACAGATACTTTTTACCTTCGGTATTATCTCCGTTTAAATAATGCGCAATTGACTTCATTCCCATGCCGTTTTTATAAAGGTCGAATATCATCTTCACTATCGTTGCATTTGCGTGGTCAATCTCGAGCTTCTTAGTCGTTGAATTGTACGAATACCCAAACGGTACACTCGACGCTTGATTCCATTCGCCAGCATGCGCTTTTTCAATCTGCGTATATTTAATACGATCCGCTAGTTTCTTCGATTCCATTTCGGAAAACATTAAATACATTGTAATACGCGACAGGTCCAACTTATTCGTGCTCGTCCGATGTTCTTGCGAATCAAACATTTCTTCTACGGTAATAACACGAATACCACTTCGGTCGAGTTTCTTAATTAACCCAAGTCCTTTTTCAGTATCGCGATAAAGACGTGAGATCCCTTTCATTATTACGCATTCATACTTACCATTAATCGCGTCTTCAATTAGCTCTTTTACTTCTGGACGGTTTAAGTCATCTGTACCTGTAGCTGAGTCAGTTTTAATATCTACGATTTCCAGTCCGTTGTCTTGAGCATAACGTTTGCATATTTTAATTTGGTTCTCAATGGTTTCTTTTTGCCCTAGTTTTTTCGTCGACTTACGTGCGTATATTGCCGCTTTCATTTTATCACTCCTAATAAAAAGAACCTTCCACTATTATAATGGAGGTCTCTGTTAAGTGTAAACTATTTACTTTTTTCTAACAATAACGCTACCTCTTTTTGAAGGTAATCTTCAAATTTAAATTCACCCAAGAATACGCGCTTTCTAATTTTTATTTTTGGCGTTTCAGATTTCGCTGTTGCCGCAGCTTTCTCCATTCCCGCTCACCTCTGTAGTATTTACGTACAGGACAGTTGTCCTATTACTTTATTTAACGCACGAAGAAGAATTTTCGCGCATCCTATACTTACATTGACGCGTGAGTTTTTAATTTCGGACAAAAAAAATAACGGCATGCCTCCGCACACCGTCAATCAACGACTTCCACCGCAATCACATCCGCCATATTAATCCGCGTATCAGCCAGCCGCACCTGCTTAGCGTTCACATCTACGTAATGCACTCGCCCCACCACTTCGGCAGTTTTACCCGCTTCCCATATCGTAAACTTAATCGGCAACGCGTACTCCATTGCGTAACATATCCGCTCATCAAATTCCGCCATCTGATATTCGTCGACGATCGGCTTTTTGACGAAGTTGTATTCCGTATTTAACTCGCGCAATAGTTCGGTGTGTTCTGTCATGAAAAATCCTTGCCATTTCTTCGTACCGCGGTCTTTAATCATACGCTCACCTCGTTCGTATTTATGACGTTATTATACCCGAACGTACGTTCTTTTACAAAATAAAAAATAAAACGCCGATTACTTGGCGTTAAAATTAGTATTGAACCCTAACTAATATTCTTGTATCCATTATCTCGCAACGATTTACTCGTAGCTTCTTCAATCGTCCAACCTCTCGATAGTCTTTTATATAAAACACTGTATCTTATCCCGCATTTATCCGATATTTGGGAAAGTGTATATTTTCCACCCTCGAAGTCATAATATTTATTCCGTCTAGTATTGTTTGATTGTTCTTTTTGTGTTATCCATCTACAATTACTTGGTTCATAATTTCCATTTACATCAATCCTGTCGAGTGTTAACCCTTCTCTATACCCTTTGTCAATCGCCCACCAATAGAATAAAGTAAAATCACTCCTCCAATCTTTATCTACACAGATCCCACGCTCGCCATAATACGGATAACTATCACTATTAGGGTTATGACATCTTTCTTTCATTCCTACCCAAATCTGATAAATTTTTGTTTTAGATAAACCGTGAGTGGTATTGGCTTTAGACGCATTCTCTCTTTGCGCACATCCGCAACTTGTTGTAGAACCGTTTCTTAAAGATGCTCCTCTTACTGTGGTTTCGTTACCACACTCGCAAACACATTTCCACAGGGCTAATTTTGACCTACCAGAAACATGTGTCCCATCTCTACAAATAACTTTTAATTTACCAAAACTCATTCCAGTCATGTCCTTAGAAAATCTCTTTTTTGCTTCGCTATTTTTATAACACCCACAACTTATTACAGTTCCATTTATTAACGAGCTTCCAACGAATGCTTTAGTGGTCCCGCATTCGCATCTACATAACCAAGTAGCTTTTCTGTGATTATTCAGCCCTTCAAATTGTAGCACTTCTAGCCGACCGAATTTCTTTCCAACGATACTATTGACTTTTCCCAACTTAACTCCTCCTTATTTTCGAGATTTTGCCTTCAACAGATAATACATCCGATAAAGTTAACTTCGGACATCTCCATCCAGCAATACCCACAATATAAATGACGCGCGAAGGAATAAAATCGGACAGCTAATCATAAAAATAAGCGCCTTAATTGGCGCCTGATTGTATTTGTTTAATTCTATCTTCAACCCTTCCAGGTAATTTTGTTATAAAACGCGCATACCCTTCGCGAGATTTGACGTAGTTCATAGAATAATACGGCTTCATATTCGCCAAGTCTTCCTCGGTGAAGGGATAAAGCTCCGACCGTAGCTCGGAATAATTATCGCGATCGCATCCGGCAATCAACATATATGACGTATTGGCCGACCGCAATTCCCTCCGCATGTGCTTCAACTGATTAATGTAGTGGCACGATATAATAGGTTTACAAATAAACTTCGCGATTTGCGATAGCTTCGTCGTCATAAACTTTTCCGTATTCTCAACCTGGTAGATTTCGTCGATAACGAGGTTTACTTTGCGCCGTTGCTTTTTATCGCGAATCTTATCCGCACGAATCTGTAGCGCTAACCATATCTTCGTAATCCAATACGTCGTACAAATATCGCGCTCGCCTTGCGTTGGAAATTTCGATTCGGGCATCCGTATGCAAATAACTTGGCTCCGTTGCATCTCCTCGACTAAATCGATATTGTTGTCGATATCCGTTTTCAGCATCATTTCCATTTGCGTATTGCGTTTGAGCACCGAAAGCCTATCGATAATACCGACGATA containing:
- the hisJ gene encoding histidinol-phosphatase HisJ: MRDGHVHSKFCPHGSKDAFQTYIEHAIELGITTISFTEHAPLPAGFTDPTPLQDSAMKMEDLPAYLEELAVLREKYKGQITIHTGLEVDFIEGFEKETTDFLNKYGPSLTDSILSVHFLKHEGEYDCLDYSPDVFSDMIKRYGGIENVYEAYYRTLLLSIKSNLGSYKPKRIGHITLVNKFQKKYPCPVSFNKEIQSILIKMKQKNYELDYNGAGTAKPLCREPYPPTAIANQAIQLNIPMVYGSDAHQAKELLQGYEQLLRS
- the refZ gene encoding forespore capture DNA-binding protein RefZ, whose translation is MKKNSKDSIVEAAIYLFNTKGFSGTTIRDIAQKANSNVSNISYYFQNKHGLLEYCFLKYFETYIAELESAFLCIDQGAKATLQKMAESIINYHTENMQLTRLILREMSIDSQTVREIMSTYFAKEKYYFKAVIEEGIITGEFRQVSVTFTIVQLKSLLSMPFLNTHYLSEVLHVFPHEPYFTQKYIGEINNWIEGVLTPHHPKELVF
- the ezrA gene encoding septation ring formation regulator EzrA, producing MEYIIGGLVLLLALYVIGYTMKKKLYKEIDRLENWKIDITNRPVLDEMSKVKQLNMTGETEELFENWRNDWDDIVTSQLPEVEEYLFDAEEYIDRYRFNKAKQVQRAIDSHLKETEDKIQKLLDEINELVGSEEKNRIEIEELKEVYRERRKTLLAHRHNFGRAEAKLEVLLDEIVACFTNFEERTENGDYLQAREVVLLIQSKTDELSKKMDAIPNLLIECQSSIPSEIENLRDGFREMQNQSYPLEHLHFEEELEKLHSEVNACLELIEQTEIDQLQKKIDEVKEKIEVIYDLLEQEVNAKRFVIENEEPTRSMLFAVKEENNVLKFEVQEVQQSYHLEESEVEGQAQFEKKLAQLMKRFEVLEHKIVADETALTILKDELAELKLELEKLTLEQKEYAERLQTLRKDEIAARETVVELSKKIADCIRLINKSNIPGLPEEYRYLLEDARESISNVKTKLEEKPLNIPTVQKYLEVAVMTVDKVYDHTSQLIETVLLSEKVIQYGNRYRSSYPAVQKALVDAEIAFRSYDYQAALEVAATSIEEVEPGALKRIEALLQETVEV
- the megL gene encoding methionine gamma-lyase; translated protein: MGEKKSFKIETEVIHHGYDASSFEGSLVPPIFQTSTYCFATAEQGEKRFAGEDLGYIYSRLGNPTVSILEERMAAIEKGEAALAFGSGMAAVSAVLVSLTKAGDHVLCSQGVYGCTFGLLKMLNHKYQITYNFSEMETKEQLLQAIKPETTCIYVETPINPTMKLVDLEMIAAVGKEKGIPVVVDNTFCSPYLQTPLELGCDVVVHSATKYICGHGDVIAGIVVGKRDFLQEMAMTTQKDIGGIISPFDAWLLLRGLKTLPVRMDRHCENARKIHSFLSEHVAVNQVFYPGDSKHPDYIIMKKQMRQAGGLLSFTLHGGVEEAQKFMNQLQLIKIAVSLGDAETLIQHPATMTHSVVPKAEREKMGIQDNLIRLSVGLEAWGDIQEDLDHALNALYK
- a CDS encoding GAF domain-containing protein, whose protein sequence is MFEVKHYEGTREENYRLLIKQLKALLEGETNSIANLSNASSLLNQFLSDVNWVGFYLMDGDKELVLGPFQGLPACVRIPLGRGVCGTSAKERKTILVEDVHQFPGHIACDAASQSEIVVPMIKEGQLLGVLDIDSPSKNRFDTLDQKMLEQFIDELINHL